Part of the Verrucomicrobiota bacterium JB022 genome is shown below.
TCACGTCGATGCCGCCGGCGAGGAGGGCGCGGGCAAGGTCAACCGCTTGATTGGCGTCTTCGAGGATGACGACCGGGACGATCCGGCAGGCCTCGAGTCGTTGAATGATTTCTAAACTCATCGGAAGGAGATACTAGGGGAACAAAGCGCGCATCGCCACCACGAACTACTTGCTTGATTTCGGCAAAGTGAAGGAGGGGAAATGCATGAAAAGCTGGGGTAAATTTTCTCCAAGACGCATATTTTGCTCTTTTATTATTGTCAAAGATAAATTCTTTGGCGTATTTCGTAGTCCATGGCCGCGAAAAGCGTGTTCGATTTCAGCATCCTGCGGGAGCTCCGGAAGCAGCACGGGCTGACGATGGACGAAGTGTCCACCCGGTCCGGCGTGTCCGTCGCGGTGATCTCCAAGCTGGAGCGCAACCAGTCCCGCGCGGAGCTGGAGACGATCTACAAGCTCAGCCGCGTGTTCGAGCTGAGCGCGGCCGACCTGCTCGCGCTGGCGGAGTCTCCCTTTGCCCACCGCGAGCGCGAGACGAACTACCGCTCCGACGGCTTCCAGTTTCGCCGGATCAGCTACGCCAACGCCATTGTGCTGCAAGGCGAGGCCCCCGCCGGCGCGCATGTGAAGCGCCCGGAAGTCCACCACGACGACTACGAAGTCTGCTGGGTGACGAAGGGCCGCCTGCGCCTGCAACTGCCGCACGAGACCTACGAACTGGAAGCGGGCGAGAGCCTGCAGTTCGACGCGGTGCTCGAGCACACCTACGAGGCGCTCGAAGACAGCGCGCTCATCATCATCCATTTGCGCAAAGAGAAGCGTTACTAAGCCACTACACCCCCTCCCCGACTCACCTATGAAGATCGACTTCAACCTGCAACCCGCCGACCTGAAGGCCGACCTCGGCCGCTTCTGGGACTACTCGGGCCGCAAGATCGCCCACATTGCCGCCAACTACGACCTGGCCAAAGGCAGCCCCGTCTTCACCGTCGAGGGCGGCTACACCACTCGCGGCTGGACGGAATGGACCGAGGGCTTCGTCTACGGCTCCGGCTTCCTCCAGTTCGACGCCACGGGCGACCAGAAGGCGCTCGAATACGCCCAGCGCATGACGGTCGACCGCATGGCGACGCACGTCAGCCACATCGGCGTGCACGACCACGGCTTCAACAACCTCAGCACCTACGGCAACTGGCTGCGCCTGCTGCGCGAAAACAAGGTGCAAGGCAGCACGGGCGATGTGAATTTCTGCGAGCTGGCGATCAAGGTCTCCGGCGCCGTGCAGGCCGCCCGCTGGTCCCGCATCCACGGTGGCGGCGGTTACATCTACTCCTTCAACGGCCCGCACAGCCTCTTTGTCGACACCATCCGCAGCTGCCGTATCCTGATGTGCGCCCACCAGCTGGGCCACGTGCTGATGGGCGAAAACGACACCAAGTTCAGCCTGCTCGACCGCGCGCTGCAACATATCGAAGCCACCGCCAAGTATTCCGTCTACTACGGCAAGGGCCGCGACTCTTACGACGAGTGGGGCCGTACCGCACACGAAAGCATCTTTAACCCTAACGACGGCCGCTATCGCTGCGCCAACGCCCAGCAGGGCTTCTCCGGCCTTACCACCTGGACGCGCGGCCTCGCCTGGGCCATGGTGGGCTTTGCCGAAGAGCTGGAGTTCCTCGAAACGCTCGACGACGCGCAACTGGAGCCGTTCGGTGGCCGCCAGCGCTGGAAAGAGCTGATGCTGCAAGGTGCCCGGGCCACTTGCGACTGGTTTATCGCTAACACCGCGAGCGACGGCATCACCTATTGGGATGGCGGCGCCCCGGCGCTCGAAAAGCTGGGCGACTGGCGTTCGCGCCCGGCCGATCCGTTCAACGATTTCGAGCCGGTCGACAGCACGGCAGCCGCCATTGGCGCGCAAGGCCTGCTGCGTCTCGGTCGCCTGCTCGGCCTCGAAACCG
Proteins encoded:
- a CDS encoding glycosyl hydrolase, coding for MKIDFNLQPADLKADLGRFWDYSGRKIAHIAANYDLAKGSPVFTVEGGYTTRGWTEWTEGFVYGSGFLQFDATGDQKALEYAQRMTVDRMATHVSHIGVHDHGFNNLSTYGNWLRLLRENKVQGSTGDVNFCELAIKVSGAVQAARWSRIHGGGGYIYSFNGPHSLFVDTIRSCRILMCAHQLGHVLMGENDTKFSLLDRALQHIEATAKYSVYYGKGRDSYDEWGRTAHESIFNPNDGRYRCANAQQGFSGLTTWTRGLAWAMVGFAEELEFLETLDDAQLEPFGGRQRWKELMLQGARATCDWFIANTASDGITYWDGGAPALEKLGDWRSRPADPFNDFEPVDSTAAAIGAQGLLRLGRLLGLETEEGKKYWQAGLTSVRALLKEPYLSTDDKHQGLLLHSIYHQPNGWDNKPAGCKIAAGESSMWGDYHIREVALYLHRLVAEEPYYTFFGCLK
- a CDS encoding helix-turn-helix domain-containing protein; its protein translation is MAAKSVFDFSILRELRKQHGLTMDEVSTRSGVSVAVISKLERNQSRAELETIYKLSRVFELSAADLLALAESPFAHRERETNYRSDGFQFRRISYANAIVLQGEAPAGAHVKRPEVHHDDYEVCWVTKGRLRLQLPHETYELEAGESLQFDAVLEHTYEALEDSALIIIHLRKEKRY